In the genome of Osmerus mordax isolate fOsmMor3 chromosome 15, fOsmMor3.pri, whole genome shotgun sequence, one region contains:
- the emilin2b gene encoding EMILIN-2 isoform X2 — protein sequence MESETLTLKSVIFYITLTLPLINGTPSKYNMFHGNVHSGSEHRQRHKNWCAYVVHKNVSCSVVGGTASYVQPEFSPCPMHQQNCAQQVMYRTLFRPMYKIAYKLVTELEWRCCPGFQGHDCRELKGVPPRQTEQSQWPHPPPSPGSIPATHGQEQSSGGQSGHPWSEAGQTGQVGVGQPGGQTTQGGVGGQWTSGPTNQQLEEEVQRLAQTVLDMQAAMTTMSSNLRVDVQEDASKMLVTLLNNLRQPDSARAGETQSISLQGLSLEHDYTGMDEVMSKINQVTDTLTVKSNALEDLLGRVNQHDGQLQLLLEATQGHQATPAPAPQAKDASLLAYVDEKFRALRDELMEGMEIKMADLKSSCDYKIMSVQEQCEGQETNYLSLTELLDSKEGDLRKEIQDLKLQLPSSEMGVGGGSPGMEELKREVEKLSENQMTLRAGVERMEGLSSSPRTPHPLLTRVEVLENRLNTSERSPGGCCLSLQQKLKREGEERSAGLRKSLEDRLSSMEGRVTNLLTNQDNSPLNGARGLENLEREVSSYKTSVQGLEDRLQALDQLCSKENPAVMLNIQQDLQTCRTSLDAMQSSLNGQSDSFRAMEEIVQGRLLNHSAGISDIQGELRVLRRLVGTLESSLSDLGSSLGQQAREIHQINSTCSQASTRSRQESRDLLGLHTAQREELRGRLVELAREVRAEADRCRQSAEGVEKEVAGVDSRVANVENMCSKLDPISGSLQRIKDGLNKHVTGLWTCIGQLNRTVRAQALDVRGLKGTCQHLQNHISDMARDLRDLTSSPPGVRVGVKNSVLSTSSKPWVPPKEPHLELGPVGPLDSPLPGPHVMETGQAGPPGTKASSRLPKGTDGSMTPLKGFAGAPAPPPISTVSVKPSVPMLSAHIPLRPQTHKPFMASGEGVSFSSGLNIRSFPGEVGIIRFNKVLVNDGRHYDPHTGIFTAPVEGRYLISAVLTAQRGEHVDAVLSVSNRSIQRLDTAGYRADLAGPGPIKEGRCDCGGSASLSLVLNLKRGDKLGLVLTAGKLAITESTEVLSTFSGVLLYPPPSHR from the exons ATGGAGAGCGAAACCTTGACACTGAAAAGTGTGATATTTTATATCACACTCACTTTGCCATTGATAAACGGGACACCATCTAAATATAACATGTTTCACGGCAACGTGCATTCTGGCTCCGAACACAGGCAGAGACATAA AAATTGGTGTGCGTATGTTGTGCATAAGAACGTGAGCTGTTCAGTAGTCGGAGGCACTGCAAGTTACGTGCAACCAGAGTTCTCCCCGTGCCCAATGCATCAGCAGAACTGTGCGCAACAAGTGAT GTATAGGACGCTCTTCCGGCCCATGTACAAGATTGCCTATAAACTGGTGACAGAGCTGGAGTGGAGGTGCTGTCCAGGTTTCCAAGGACACGACTGCAGAGAGCTAAAGGGCGTGCCACCCCGTCAGACAGAGCAGAGCCAAtggccccacccccctccttctcctggaaGCATCCCTGCAACACATG GTCAAGAGCAATCATCAGGGGGGCAGAGTGGCCATCCATGGAGTGAGGCGGGGCAGACGGGCCAGGTGGGTGTGGGGCAGCCTGGGGGTCAGACCACTCAGGGGGGAGTTGGGGGCCAGTGGACAAGTGGACCGACCAATCAGCAGTTAGAAGAGGAGGTTCAGCGTCTTGCCCAGACGGTCCTGGATATGCAGGCTGCCATGACAACAATGTCCTCCAACCTGCGCGTGGACGTCCAAGAGGACGCCAGTAAGATGCTGGTCACTCTGCTGAACAACCTGCGGCAGCCTGACAGCGCGAGGGCCGGGGAGACCCAGAGCATTAGCCTACAGGGCCTCTCACTGGAGCATGACTACACGGGCATGGACGAGGTCATGAGCAAGATCAATCAGGTCACCGACACCCTCACTGTGAAGAGCAACGCTTTGGAAGACCTCCTGGGCAGAGTCAACCAGCATGATGGACAGCTCCAGTTGCTTCTGGAGGCCACCCAGGGTCATCAGGCCACACCCGCTCCTGCTCCACAAGCCAAGGACGCGTCCCTGCTGGCATACGTGGACGAGAAGTTTCGTGCCCTGAGGGATGAGTTGATGGAGGGCATGGAGATCAAGATGGCAGACCTAAAGAGCTCGTGTGACTACAAGATCATGTCTGTGCAGGAGCAGTGTGAGGGCCAAGAGACCAACTACCTCAGCCTGACTGAGCTCCTAGACTCCAAGGAGGGCGACCTTCGCAAGGAGATCCAGGACCTCAAGCTCCAGTTGCCCAGCTCAGAAATGGGAGTCGGAGGAGGATCTCCTGGGATGGAGGAGTTGaaaagggaggtggagaagcTGTCTGAGAACCAGATGACTCTCCGGGCCGGTGTAGAGAGAATGGAAGGGCTCAGCTCTTCCCCCCGGACACCCCACCCCCTATTGACCCGTGTAGAGGTCCTGGAGAACCGTCTGAACACGTCTGAGAGGAGCCCGGGGGGgtgctgtctctccctccagcagaagttgaaaagagagggggaggagaggtctgCCGGCCTGAGGAAGAGCCTGGAGGACAGGCTAAGCTCCATGGAGGGCAGGGTCACCAACCTCTTGACAAACCAAGATAACAGCCCCTTGAATGGGGCCCGGGGGCTAGAGAATCTGGAACGGGAGGTCAGCTCTTATAAGACAAGTGTTCAAGGCCTGGAGGACAGACTCCAAGCCCTGGACCAGTTGTGTTCTAAGGAAAATCCTGCTGTCATGCTGAACATTCAGCAGGACCTCCAGACCTGCAGGACAAGCCTGGATGCCATGCAGAGCAGTTTGAATGGTCAATCAGATAGCTTCAGAGCCATGGAGGAGATTGTGCAGGGCCGTCTCCTGAACCACAGTGCAGGCATCTCAGACATACAGGGTGAGCTTCGTGTTCTGAGGCGACTCGTGGGGACTCTGGAGAGCTCTCTTTCGGACCTGGGATCCTCTCTCGGCCAGCAAGCCAGGGAGATCCATCAGATCAACTCCACCTGCAGCCAGGCCAGCACAAGATCACGCCAGGAGTCAAGAGACCTGCTGGGGCTTCACACTGCCCAGCGTGAGGAGCTGAGGGGTAGGCTGGTGGAGCTGGCCAGGGAGGTGAGGGCCGAGGCCGACCGCTGCAGGCAGAGTGCCGAAGGAGTGGAGAAAGAGGTGGCTGGTGTGGACAGCAGAGTGGCCAATGTTGAGAACATGTGCAGTAAGCTGGATCCCATCTCAGGAAGCCTGCAGAGGATCAAGGATGGGTTGAACAAGCACGTGACCGGACTGTGGACCTGCATCGGCCAGCTGAACCGTACTGTGAGAGCTCAGGCCCTGGATGTAAGAGGACTGAAGGGAACCTGCCAGCACCTGCAGAACCACATCTCTGACATGGCAAGGGACCTTCGCGACCTGACCAGCAGTCCTCCAG GTGTTCGGGTAGGTGTGAAAAATTCTGTCCTCTCTACATCGTCCAAGCCCTGGGTGCCACCCAAGGAGCCCCACCTAGAACTGGGCCCGGTGGGCCCCCTAGattcccccctccctgggccACATGTAATGGAGACTGGGCAGGCAGGCCCCCCTGGAACCAAGGCCTCCTCCAGGCTGCCCAAGGGGACTGATGGTAGCATGACCCCCCTCAAGGGCTTCGCAGGAGCCCCGG ctcctccacccaTCTCAACGGTGTCTGTAAAGCCCAGTGTGCCGATGCTGTCAG CTCACATTCCACTGAGACCACAAACCCATAAACCATTCATGGCCTCAG gtgAGGGGGTATCGTTCTCCTCTGGTCTGAACATCCGGTCTTTCCCTGGCGAGGTTGGAATCATACGCTTCAACAAGGTGCTTGTCAATGATGGGAGACACTACGACCCTCACACAG GGATCTTCACTGCTCCTGTGGAGGGCCGCTACCTGATCAGTGCCGTGCTGACAGCCCAAAGAGGAGAACACGTGGATGCCGTCCTCTCGGTGTCCAATCGCAGCATCCAGAGGCTGGACACGGCAGGTTACCGGGCAGATCTGGCCGGACCTGGACCAATCAAAGAGGGGAGATGTGACTGTGGAGGCTCGGCCTCTCTGAGCCTCGTGCTCAACCTGAAGAGAGGGGACAAGCTGGGGCTTGTCCTGACCGCTGGGAAACTAGCCATCACTGAGTCCACAGAGGTTCTGTCCACTTTCAGTGGcgtcctcctctaccctcctccctcccacagaTAA
- the emilin2b gene encoding EMILIN-2 isoform X1 gives MESETLTLKSVIFYITLTLPLINGTPSKYNMFHGNVHSGSEHRQRHKNWCAYVVHKNVSCSVVGGTASYVQPEFSPCPMHQQNCAQQVMYRTLFRPMYKIAYKLVTELEWRCCPGFQGHDCRELKGVPPRQTEQSQWPHPPPSPGSIPATHGQEQSSGGQSGHPWSEAGQTGQVGVGQPGGQTTQGGVGGQWTSGPTNQQLEEEVQRLAQTVLDMQAAMTTMSSNLRVDVQEDASKMLVTLLNNLRQPDSARAGETQSISLQGLSLEHDYTGMDEVMSKINQVTDTLTVKSNALEDLLGRVNQHDGQLQLLLEATQGHQATPAPAPQAKDASLLAYVDEKFRALRDELMEGMEIKMADLKSSCDYKIMSVQEQCEGQETNYLSLTELLDSKEGDLRKEIQDLKLQLPSSEMGVGGGSPGMEELKREVEKLSENQMTLRAGVERMEGLSSSPRTPHPLLTRVEVLENRLNTSERSPGGCCLSLQQKLKREGEERSAGLRKSLEDRLSSMEGRVTNLLTNQDNSPLNGARGLENLEREVSSYKTSVQGLEDRLQALDQLCSKENPAVMLNIQQDLQTCRTSLDAMQSSLNGQSDSFRAMEEIVQGRLLNHSAGISDIQGELRVLRRLVGTLESSLSDLGSSLGQQAREIHQINSTCSQASTRSRQESRDLLGLHTAQREELRGRLVELAREVRAEADRCRQSAEGVEKEVAGVDSRVANVENMCSKLDPISGSLQRIKDGLNKHVTGLWTCIGQLNRTVRAQALDVRGLKGTCQHLQNHISDMARDLRDLTSSPPGNSGVRVGVKNSVLSTSSKPWVPPKEPHLELGPVGPLDSPLPGPHVMETGQAGPPGTKASSRLPKGTDGSMTPLKGFAGAPAPPPISTVSVKPSVPMLSAHIPLRPQTHKPFMASGEGVSFSSGLNIRSFPGEVGIIRFNKVLVNDGRHYDPHTGIFTAPVEGRYLISAVLTAQRGEHVDAVLSVSNRSIQRLDTAGYRADLAGPGPIKEGRCDCGGSASLSLVLNLKRGDKLGLVLTAGKLAITESTEVLSTFSGVLLYPPPSHR, from the exons ATGGAGAGCGAAACCTTGACACTGAAAAGTGTGATATTTTATATCACACTCACTTTGCCATTGATAAACGGGACACCATCTAAATATAACATGTTTCACGGCAACGTGCATTCTGGCTCCGAACACAGGCAGAGACATAA AAATTGGTGTGCGTATGTTGTGCATAAGAACGTGAGCTGTTCAGTAGTCGGAGGCACTGCAAGTTACGTGCAACCAGAGTTCTCCCCGTGCCCAATGCATCAGCAGAACTGTGCGCAACAAGTGAT GTATAGGACGCTCTTCCGGCCCATGTACAAGATTGCCTATAAACTGGTGACAGAGCTGGAGTGGAGGTGCTGTCCAGGTTTCCAAGGACACGACTGCAGAGAGCTAAAGGGCGTGCCACCCCGTCAGACAGAGCAGAGCCAAtggccccacccccctccttctcctggaaGCATCCCTGCAACACATG GTCAAGAGCAATCATCAGGGGGGCAGAGTGGCCATCCATGGAGTGAGGCGGGGCAGACGGGCCAGGTGGGTGTGGGGCAGCCTGGGGGTCAGACCACTCAGGGGGGAGTTGGGGGCCAGTGGACAAGTGGACCGACCAATCAGCAGTTAGAAGAGGAGGTTCAGCGTCTTGCCCAGACGGTCCTGGATATGCAGGCTGCCATGACAACAATGTCCTCCAACCTGCGCGTGGACGTCCAAGAGGACGCCAGTAAGATGCTGGTCACTCTGCTGAACAACCTGCGGCAGCCTGACAGCGCGAGGGCCGGGGAGACCCAGAGCATTAGCCTACAGGGCCTCTCACTGGAGCATGACTACACGGGCATGGACGAGGTCATGAGCAAGATCAATCAGGTCACCGACACCCTCACTGTGAAGAGCAACGCTTTGGAAGACCTCCTGGGCAGAGTCAACCAGCATGATGGACAGCTCCAGTTGCTTCTGGAGGCCACCCAGGGTCATCAGGCCACACCCGCTCCTGCTCCACAAGCCAAGGACGCGTCCCTGCTGGCATACGTGGACGAGAAGTTTCGTGCCCTGAGGGATGAGTTGATGGAGGGCATGGAGATCAAGATGGCAGACCTAAAGAGCTCGTGTGACTACAAGATCATGTCTGTGCAGGAGCAGTGTGAGGGCCAAGAGACCAACTACCTCAGCCTGACTGAGCTCCTAGACTCCAAGGAGGGCGACCTTCGCAAGGAGATCCAGGACCTCAAGCTCCAGTTGCCCAGCTCAGAAATGGGAGTCGGAGGAGGATCTCCTGGGATGGAGGAGTTGaaaagggaggtggagaagcTGTCTGAGAACCAGATGACTCTCCGGGCCGGTGTAGAGAGAATGGAAGGGCTCAGCTCTTCCCCCCGGACACCCCACCCCCTATTGACCCGTGTAGAGGTCCTGGAGAACCGTCTGAACACGTCTGAGAGGAGCCCGGGGGGgtgctgtctctccctccagcagaagttgaaaagagagggggaggagaggtctgCCGGCCTGAGGAAGAGCCTGGAGGACAGGCTAAGCTCCATGGAGGGCAGGGTCACCAACCTCTTGACAAACCAAGATAACAGCCCCTTGAATGGGGCCCGGGGGCTAGAGAATCTGGAACGGGAGGTCAGCTCTTATAAGACAAGTGTTCAAGGCCTGGAGGACAGACTCCAAGCCCTGGACCAGTTGTGTTCTAAGGAAAATCCTGCTGTCATGCTGAACATTCAGCAGGACCTCCAGACCTGCAGGACAAGCCTGGATGCCATGCAGAGCAGTTTGAATGGTCAATCAGATAGCTTCAGAGCCATGGAGGAGATTGTGCAGGGCCGTCTCCTGAACCACAGTGCAGGCATCTCAGACATACAGGGTGAGCTTCGTGTTCTGAGGCGACTCGTGGGGACTCTGGAGAGCTCTCTTTCGGACCTGGGATCCTCTCTCGGCCAGCAAGCCAGGGAGATCCATCAGATCAACTCCACCTGCAGCCAGGCCAGCACAAGATCACGCCAGGAGTCAAGAGACCTGCTGGGGCTTCACACTGCCCAGCGTGAGGAGCTGAGGGGTAGGCTGGTGGAGCTGGCCAGGGAGGTGAGGGCCGAGGCCGACCGCTGCAGGCAGAGTGCCGAAGGAGTGGAGAAAGAGGTGGCTGGTGTGGACAGCAGAGTGGCCAATGTTGAGAACATGTGCAGTAAGCTGGATCCCATCTCAGGAAGCCTGCAGAGGATCAAGGATGGGTTGAACAAGCACGTGACCGGACTGTGGACCTGCATCGGCCAGCTGAACCGTACTGTGAGAGCTCAGGCCCTGGATGTAAGAGGACTGAAGGGAACCTGCCAGCACCTGCAGAACCACATCTCTGACATGGCAAGGGACCTTCGCGACCTGACCAGCAGTCCTCCAGGTAACTCAG GTGTTCGGGTAGGTGTGAAAAATTCTGTCCTCTCTACATCGTCCAAGCCCTGGGTGCCACCCAAGGAGCCCCACCTAGAACTGGGCCCGGTGGGCCCCCTAGattcccccctccctgggccACATGTAATGGAGACTGGGCAGGCAGGCCCCCCTGGAACCAAGGCCTCCTCCAGGCTGCCCAAGGGGACTGATGGTAGCATGACCCCCCTCAAGGGCTTCGCAGGAGCCCCGG ctcctccacccaTCTCAACGGTGTCTGTAAAGCCCAGTGTGCCGATGCTGTCAG CTCACATTCCACTGAGACCACAAACCCATAAACCATTCATGGCCTCAG gtgAGGGGGTATCGTTCTCCTCTGGTCTGAACATCCGGTCTTTCCCTGGCGAGGTTGGAATCATACGCTTCAACAAGGTGCTTGTCAATGATGGGAGACACTACGACCCTCACACAG GGATCTTCACTGCTCCTGTGGAGGGCCGCTACCTGATCAGTGCCGTGCTGACAGCCCAAAGAGGAGAACACGTGGATGCCGTCCTCTCGGTGTCCAATCGCAGCATCCAGAGGCTGGACACGGCAGGTTACCGGGCAGATCTGGCCGGACCTGGACCAATCAAAGAGGGGAGATGTGACTGTGGAGGCTCGGCCTCTCTGAGCCTCGTGCTCAACCTGAAGAGAGGGGACAAGCTGGGGCTTGTCCTGACCGCTGGGAAACTAGCCATCACTGAGTCCACAGAGGTTCTGTCCACTTTCAGTGGcgtcctcctctaccctcctccctcccacagaTAA